From Kitasatospora sp. MAP12-44:
CCGGAAGGCCAGCAACAATGTCGCGGCCTGCCCCTTGGCCTCCTCCACTCGCTGCGCAGGAAGTTCGCCGGCCAACTTGTGCACTGTCACCATGCCCTGCCTTCCCATCACCGCTGCCTGCACCCGAAACTCAGGACACCGTATACGGCCTACCTTCCCAGGTCACCGGACCGGGCCGGTCGCGGGAAGCAAAGAATGGAAAGCGGGATTCACCCGGTCAGTCGGTTTGGCACGAACATCACCGAATTCCGTTCCCTATCGGCGAGATGGCCACTCAGTGGCTTCTCAGTGGTTACCCAGTGGCCGGTGTTTCGCTACTGCTCCCCGGCAACCACGCGTCCGGCTCGCCGACCTGAACGGATCCGCCGATGCTCTCCTGGGAGTCCCGCCAGTCCTACACGCACGTCGACCGGCGCTGGTACGAGACGTCCAGCCGCTACCTGCCCTGCGACGACCACCTCGCGGTGTTCCGGTCCGCGGTGCCGGACGGGTGGAGCACCCGGCGGCGCGGGCTGTGGCTCATGGCCCAGCCGCCCGGGGTCGACACCCCGGCCCAGGGCTGGACGTTGAACGTCACCGCGCTGGGCGAGGAGAGCACCGAAGTGCTGCGGCTGGCGCTGCCCGTGCTGCTCGGCGCCCGGACGCCGTTCGGGTTCCTGATCGACCCGTTCTCGGTGCGGCTGACCCGCAGCAACGGCGAGTTCATCACCGTCCACCCGGTCGACGAGGGGCAGTTCCACGCCGTCGGCGCCGCGCTCGCCACCGCGCTGGAGGGCCGGACCGGTCCGGCCGTCCGCTCCGACCGGCGCTGGCCCGGCTCGACCGCGGTCTCCTACCGCTACGGCGGCTGCGCCGCGCTCTCGCAGCTCGAGCCGGACGGCATGCGCAGTCCGATGATCACGCCGAGTGGGGCCACCGACCCGTTCCCGCCGCAGACTTCGGAGCCGGACGCGCCGCTGAACGGCCGCTACAGCCCGCACACCACGCTGAGCCTCGGCAACCGCGGCGGGGTGTACCTGGCCACCGACGCGCTCACCGGTCAGGACGTGGTGGTCAAGGAGGCCCGCCCGGGGGTGACGGTGGGAAACCCCGGCCGGCCGGCGATCGACGTCCTGGAGAAGGAGTACCGGCTGCTCGGCGAGCTCGCCGGCACCGGGCACTTCGTGCGCCCGGTCGACTTCTTCCGCGAGCGGGACCATGCGTTCCTGGTCCAGGAGAAGCTGGCGGGGCCGCACTTCAGCCGGTACTGCGGCGAGAGCAACCCGGTCGGCACGCTCGACCTGGCACCCGAGTCGCTGCGCGCCCACTACCTGCGCCTGCGCGGACTGTGGCGGCAGCTCGCGCAGGCGGTGGCGGCGGCACACGAGCGCGGCATCCTGCTGGGCGACCTGTCCTCCACCGATGTCCTCGTCGACCCGCAGACCGGCACGGCCAGGATCATCGACCTGGAGAGCGGCGTACGCGAGGGCGTGGACGAGCACTTGGGCGTGTACACGGTGGGCGTGGCCAGCCCGCGTCTGGTGGCGACCGGGCAGTACGACCGGGCGGGCGACTGGCACGCGCTCGGCGCGCTGATCTTCAGCTCGGTACTGGCGGTCAACAACACCACCGGCTTCTACCGGCCCGCGTTCTCCCGCTTCCTGGCCGAACTGGCGCACGACCTGGCGCTGCCCGCCGAACTGGTCGACCTGATCGAGGACCTGACCACCGAGGACACCCCCATGAGCGGTGCGGAGGTGCTCAAGCGGATCGACAGCCTGCCGTTCGAGGACCACCCGTCGTGGTCCGTACCGGTGCCGCTCGCGCTGCCGGCCGAGGAGCACTACGGCGACCCGCGGAAGGTGCCGGGCCTGCGGGACGCCGACCTGGCGGAGGTCACCGGGAAGGTGGCCGAGTACGCGGTGGCGGTCGCCGACCCGCAGCGCGAGGACCGGCTCTACCCGGCCGACGCGCTGGTGTTCGAGACCAACCCGCTCTCGATCGCCCACGGCGCGATGGGCGTGCTCTACGGCCTGCACCGGCTGCGCGGCAGCGTCCCGCCGACCCAGCTCGGCTGGGCGATGGCCCGCGACGTCAACCCCGCCGACTACCCCGCCGGGCTCTACCTCGGACAGGCCGGCATCGCCTGGGCGCTGGACGAGCTCGGCCACCCCGAGGCCGCGTTGGGCCTGCTGGAGCGCACCCGCGAGCACCCGCTGCGGTTCGCCGTGCCGGGCATCCTGCACGGCACGGCCGGCTACGGGATGGCCTGCCTGCGACTGTGGCACCGCCAGGGCGCGCAGCGGCTGCTGGAGGACGCGCGTGCGGCCGGCGAGGCGCTCGCGGCCGGCTGCGTGCGCGACGCGTTCGGCGCCCACTGGGCCGAGCCGGGCGGGCCGGGCTCGGAGCCGCTGATCCGGGTCGGCTACGGACACGGCGCCGCCGGGATCGCGCTCTTCCTGCTCTACCTGCAGCTGGCCACCGGCGAGGAGCGCTGGTACGAACTGGGCCGAGCCGCACTCGCGTTCGACCTGCGCCAGGGCACCCGGTTGGAGAGTTACCGGGACGAGGGCACCGCCGGCGTCAGCACCACCGTGCTGCGCTACCACGCGGTGCGCCCGGAGCCGGAGTTGGCCGCGCTGATCCCGGAGCTGCTGGCCGACTCGGCGCGCAAGTACAGCCTCTCCCCGCAGCTCTTCCACGGCCTCTCCGGCCTCGGGAACGTGCTGCTCGACGCCGGTGAACTCCTCGGCGAGGAGCGCTGGTTCGCCGAGGCGCGGCGGGTGGCCCAGGGCGTGCTGCTGAGCCGGATCGACCGGGCCGAGGGCGTGGTGTTCCCCGGCGAGCAGGCGCTGCGCGAGAGCACCGACTACGCCACCGGCTCGATCGGCGTCGCGCTCTTCCTGGACCGGCTGCGCAAGGCCCGCCCGGGGCTGCGGACCAACTTCGACTTCGTTGTCGACGGGCTGCTGCCGTGCTGAGCGACCGTCAGGCCTGCCAGCGCAAGGCGGGGTCGTGCGCGAGGACCCGACCGGTGAGGGTCGCCAGGTCCGGCCCGGGATCCACCCCGAGCTCCTCGCGCAGCACCCGGCGGGCGGCCCGCAGCGTGGCGAGCGCCTCGGCCTGGCGGCCGCAGCGGTACAGCGCCAGCGTCCGCAGCGCCCACCCCGACTCGCGCAGCGGGTAGTCGGTGGTCAGTGCCTCGGTCTCCACCAGGGTGAGCCGGTGGTCGCCGAGCGCCAGGCAGGCGGCGACCCGCAGCTCGCGGGCCAGCGAGCGCCACTCCTCCAACCGGGAGATCTCGGCGCGCACGAAGCGGGCGTCGGCCAGCTCGGCGAACGGCGGTCCCGCCCACAGCGCGAGCGCTCGGTCCGCGCAGGCCAGCGCCTCGGCCGGCCGCTCGGCGCCGGCCGCGGCGGCGGCCTGCCCGACCAGCGCGGTGAAGCGGTGGGTGTCCACCGCCTCGGGCTCGACGGCCAGCGCGTAGCCCGCGGCGTGCCGCACCAGGACGGTGGACTGCTCGCGGGCCCGGCGCTGCGGCTCCAGGGCGCGCCGCAGATCGGCGACATAGGTGTGCAGGGTCTGGCGCGGCTTGTCCGGCGGCTGGTCCTCCCAGACCGCGTCGATGATCTGGTCCTCGCCGACCAGGCCGCCGTGCGCCAGCAGCAGAGCCACCAGCACGGCCTTGGGCCGCCGACCGCCGAGTGCCGCCCGGGTGCCGCGGACCCTCGCCTCGACCGGCCCCAGCACGTTGATCCCCACCGCTGCCACGTTTGGATTCATAGGTCGAGCTTGGATCCCCGACGACGGCCTTCCCATGGGGTGCGGCCCCCAGATTCTGTGCACCGCATGTTCACCGGCCGCACACCGGCCGCGCGGCGGACGGAACATGGGGGCCGACCCCCATGTCCGCGCGTCCCATCGGTGGCATCCTCTCGACCATGAACTACGCGGGGGCGGCCACCAGTGACCGGGAGCAGGAGCTGCCCTGGTGGATCCAGGGCGTGACGCTGACCGAACGCCTCGGCCAACCGCCGGCCGACCTGCCGGCCGGGGACCGCCGGGCGGACCGCCGGCTGGAGCGCTGGCGGGCGGACTTCGCCGCCGTCGACGGCCTGTTCGAGGCCCGGTTGGCCGAGGCCGGCCTGGTCGAGGACGGGCTGCGCGCCCTGCTCGACGAGGAGCCGGCGGCGCTGGCGGCGCGGATCGAGGCGCCCGACTGGGCGCGCGCGGCCGACCGGGTGCTGGCCGCGGCACCGACCCGGGTGCCCGCCCCGACGCCTCACCAGAGCTGGGACCAGGGCTTCGCCGCGATCCTGGCGCCGTTCACCGAGGAGGCCGCCGACCGGCTGCTCGCCGCCGCCCGCGGCGCCGGGGCCGAGCGCTTCGCCGACCTCGCCGCGATCCGGGCCTGCTTCACCCGGCGGCTGGCCCAGGCACTGGTGCGCCTCGCCCGGCGCACCCTGGTGCTCGAACTCAACGTCATGCGGGTGACCGGGCGGCTGGCCGGGGAGACCTCCGAGGAGCGCTTCGCCGACTTCGTCCGGCAGAGCTCGGAGCGCTCCGGGCTGACCGCGCTGCTCACCGAGTACGCCGTCCTGGCCCGGCTGCTGGCGCAGTCCTGCCAGGACGCGGTGGACGCCTGGGCCGAGCTGCTGACCCGGCTGGGCGCGGACCGGGGCAGCGTCGCGCAGCTGCTCGGCGCGGGCGGCGGCGGTGACCCCGGGCGGCTGACCGTGGTCGACCCCGGCGCCGGGGACAGCCACCAGCGCGGCCGGGCGGTGGCGCTGCTCGGCTTCGAGTCCGGCGCCCGGCTGGTCTACAAGCCGCGGCCGCTGGACGTGCACCAGCACTTCAACGACACCGTCCGATGGCTCAACGCCAGGCTGCCCGAGCTGGGCCTGCGAACCCTGGCGGTGCTGGAGCGCCCCGGCTACGGCTGGGTGGAGTTCGTCACGGCCGGGCCCTGCGGACAGCTCGCCGAGGTCGACCGCTTCTACCACCGGCTGGGCGCGCTGCTCGCCCTGCTGCACACACTGGGCGGCACCGACATCCACTTCGAGAACCTGGTGGCCTGCGCCGACCAGCCGGTCCTGGTGGACCTGGAGACCCTCTTCCACCCGGCTCTCGCGCTGCCCGGCCGGCTGGTCGGCGACCCGGCCCTGCGGGCGTTGGACTCCTCGGTGTACCGGATCTCGCTGCTGCCGCACCTGCTGATCGGCGACCGCGGCAGCTGGGACGTCTCCGCACTCGGCGGGGACAAGGGCGCGCCGCTGCCGGTGGACGCCGTGGGCTGGGCGGCGCCGGCCACCGACGAGATGCTGCTGGTGCGCCGGCCCGCGGTCTTCAGCGGATCCGACAACCGCCCGCGCCTCGGCGGGCAGGACGCGGACCCGGCCGCCCACACCGAGTCGCTGCTCGCCGGGTTCCGGGCCGGCTACGACACGATCACCACCCACCGCGCCGAACTGACCGGCCCGGACGGGCTGCTGAGCCGCTTCACAACCGACCGCACCCGGGTGGTGGCCCGCAACACCCAGCTCTACGCGATGCTGCTCGACGAGTCGACCCACCCCGACGTGCTGCGCGACGCGCTCGACCGGGACCGGCTGCTCGACCTGCTGTGGCGCGAGTCGGCCGGCGATCCGGCCCGCTGGCCGCTGGTCCCCGCCGAGCTGGACGAGCTGTGGGCGGGCGACATCCCGCTGCTGGCCGGCCACCCGGCCGCGCGCACCCCGAGCATCGGTGGCCGGCCCGTCGAGGCCGCCTACGCCGAGAACGGCCTGGACCGGGTGCACCGCCGGCTGGGCGAGATGGGCCGCACCGACCGCTACGACCAGGAGTGGATCATCCGGGCCGCACTGGCCACCCGCACCACCGACGCGGGCCACCGGACCGGGACGCCGCTGCCGGGCCGCCGGGAGACGGTCGTCCCCGACCCCGATCATCTGCTGGCCGCCGCGTGCGGCATCGCCGACCAGATCCTGGCCGGCGCCCACGACGACCGCCGACGGGCCAACTGGCTGACCCTGGAAGCCGTCGAGGAGCAGCACTGGGCGATCCTGCCGCAGGGCGCCGGGCTGGCCGGCGGCTACTGCGGGACGGCGCTGTTCCTGGCCCAACTCGCCGACCTCACCGGCACCGAGCGCTACGCGGCGGTGGCCCGCCGGGCGCTGCGGCCGGTCCCCGAGGTGCTGGCCATGCTCGCCGCGCACCCGGAGCCCCTGGCGGCGGTCGGCTGCGGCGGCTTCGAGGGCCTTGGCGGCATCGCCTACGCGCTCAGCCACCTGTCCGTCCTGCTGGCCGACCGGGAGCTCGCCGACTGGGCCGCCGAGGCCGTCCGGCTGACCGGCCTCGCGTTGAGCGCCGAGCAGGTGACGGGCGAGCAGCCGGACGCGGGCGTGCTGACCGGCCTGGCCGGCTGCCTGGCGGCCATGCTCGCGGTGCACCGGGCGACCGGGCTCGCGCAGGCCGCCGACGCCGCCGCCCGCTGCGCCCGGCAGCTGGTCGCCCGGTCGGCCGAGGAGCCGGCGGCGGGCGGCTTCGCCGACGGCGCGGCCGGGATCGGCTGGGCGCTGCTGCGCTTCGCGGCCGCCGGCGGCGGAGCGTCGTACGCCGAGGCCGGTCTGCGCCGGCTGAGCCGGCCGAGCACCCGCCGACCGCTGAACGACCTGACGGCGGACACCAGTTGGTGCCGCGGGCTGACCGGCACCGCGCTGGCGCTGGCCGACAGCGGCGCGGCTGCGGCGGACCCGGCGCTCGCCGACCGGCTTGCGTGGGCGGTGGCCAGAGTTGCCGGCCAGGGTCCGCTGCCCAATCACAGCTTGTGCCACGGAGAACTGGGCAGTCTTGAACTGCTGTTGACCGCCTCGGGTGGCGTCCTGGCCGGGCCCGCGGTCGCGCGGGCCGGCGCACTGCTGGCCTCGCTCGACCGGTTCGGCCCGCGCTGCGGCACCCCTGGCGGGGTGAGCAACCCCGGGCTGCTCAATGGCCTGGCCGGCATCGGGCACGGACTGCTCCGGCTCGGTTTCGGCTCCCGGATACCTTCGGTGCTGCTTCTGCAGCCACCGAACGCCAGTCGGTCTTGACCCGGAATCGCGGCACGACCCCGCCCGCGATCCCATCGAATGGAGGACGTGCATGGACAACGACGAGCTGGTCAGGTCCTGGAAGGACCCCGAGGCCCGGGAGGGCTCGGTCACCGACCACCCCGCGGGCGAGATCAGCACCGGCGGCAGGCCGCGATCGGTGCGGCGAGCCGTCCTGCTGGCCGGCCTCTACGGGGCGGCCATCGCGATGGCCGTGCCGGTGGGACACATGACCGTGACGAGCGTCACGTCCCACTGAACGCCCGGCTCCCGGCCCATGGCGTATCCGGTTTCCGGACGATAGCCTCCGGCCATGCTCATCACATCGCCGGTGCTGGTCGGGCGCGACGATGAGCTCGCGCTCCTCGATGCGGGCCTGGCCGGCGCCCGGCTGGGCGAGGGCCGGGCGGTCTTCCTGCTCGGCGACGCGGGCATCGGGAAGTCGCGGCTGGCTTCCGCCTGCGCGTTCCGGGCGTTCGCTGACGGCATGGCGGTGCTCCGCGGTCGCGGTAGCACCACGGGCGCCACCATGCCGTTCCGCCCGGTCGCGGAGGCCCTGCTCTCGCTCTTCCGGATCGGCGGCCTGCCGCAGGATCCGGAACTCGCGCCCTACCGGCCCGCGTTGGCGGAGCTGGTGCCGGAGTGGCGGGGCGCCGCGCCGTCCCCGGCCGGCATCTCGCTGGTCGAGACGGCCGAGGCCGTGCTGCGGCTGCTGGCCTCGGTCGGCCGGGCCGGCGGCGGTAGCGGCGGCGGGGAGCCGGGCTGCCTGCTGGTCGTCGAGGACCTGCACGACGCGGACGCCGAGACGCTCGCCGTGGTCGAGTACCTGGTCGACAATCTGACCGGGCTGCCGGTCTTCCTGCTGGCCACGCTGCGCTCGCAGAGCGGGCCGGCCGGCGACCTGGCCCGGGAGGCCGGCCGGCGCCGGTCCGCCACCCTGACCGAGCTGCACCCGCTGGGCCCCGACGAGGTGCGGTTGCTGGCCGAGTCCTGTCTCAGCGCGGAGGACGGCCAACTCCCCCGGCAGGTCACCGATCAGCTGCTCAAGGACTCCGAGGGCAACCCGTTTGTCGTCGAGGAGCTGCTCGCCGGGATGGTCACCGCGAACGTGCTGCGCGGCGACGCCGGCGGCTGGCGGGTCTGCGGCGACCTCGCCATCGACGTGCCGACCACGGTGGTGCACAGCGTCGCCCAGCGGGTCGCCCGGCTCGGCCCGGCCGATCGTGAACTCCTGTACGCCGCAGCCGTGCTGGGCCGACGCTTCGCGCTGCCCGTCCTGCAGCTGGTGACCGGCCTGGATGACCGCAGCCTGCTGGTCCACCTGCGGGCCGGCATCGACGCCCAGCTGATCTCGCCCAGCGGGCCGGTGGCCGACTCCTACGAGTTCCGGCACGCGCTGACCACCGAGGCGCTGCTGGCCGGGCTGCTGCCGATGGAGCGGGCCGCGATCGCCCAGCGGGCGGCCGACGCGATCGAACGCGCCCACCCCGGACTGCCCGGCGACTGGTGCCAGCGGGTCGCGGTGCTGCGGCTGGCCGCCGGCGACGCCCCGACGGCCGGGCTGCTCTTCGCCGAGGCCGGCCGGGCCGCGCTGGACGGCGGTGCGGTCAACTCCGCGGTCGCCCTGCTGGAGCGCGCCCATGAGCTGATGGCCGGGTCGACGGCCACCGAGGACGCCGCCTCGGTGCTGGAGCGGCTGGTCTACACGCTGATCGAGACCGGCCGACTGGACCGTGCCCTCGCGCTGGTCGAGACGCTCCCGCTGACCGGCCCCGGCGCGCTGGACGACGCCCGGTCCGCCGCCCTGCACACCAGGCTGGCCTGGGCCGCGGTCACCGCCCTGCGGCCCGAGGAGGCGGCGGCCCGGGTGGCGTTCGTCCGTGGCCTGCTCGGGCGCTTCGACAGCGCGGCGCACACCCCGGCGATCGATGTCGTCGAGGCGCATCTGCTGCTGGTCGCGCGGCCGGAGAGCGGCCGGGCCGGCGCGGACGGCGAGCAGCGCACCGAGCAGGCCGCGGCACTGGCGCGCCGCGCCGCGCTCGCCGCCGAGGCCGCCGACCTGCCCGAAGTCGCCTGCCAGGCATGGCAGTTGCTGGCCCTACTGGAGCGCAGGCACGGCTTCGACCGGGCCGACGCACACCTGGAGCGGATCCTCGCGCTGGCCGGCCGGCACCAGCTGACCACCTGGCAGGTGGACGCCCTGCTGCGGCTGGGCGCCAACGAGTTCATGCGCAGCGGCTCCTCGACCCAGCTGGAGCGCGCGCACCGCGCCGCGCTGGACCTGGGCGCGCTCGCCCTGATGCACACCGCCGAGGCGACGATGGCCATGCAGGCCGTGCTGCGCGGCGCCTACGGGACGGCCCGCGAGCTGACCGACCGCACCGCGCCGGCCACCGCCCGGCTGCGCAACGTCGACAACCACCAGTTCGTGCTGCTCACCCGGGCCGCGCTCGCCGCCCATCAGGGCCGCCGCCGGGAGATGGAGCAGGAGCTGGCCGAGTTCCAGCGCTGGGACGGCGAGCACTCGCTCCAACTCCCGCTGGCGCTGGGCACCTGCCGGGCGATCTGCGCGGTGCTCGAGGAGGATCGGACCCGCGCGCTCGCCGAACTGGACAGCGCGCTCGCCTGGGAGCGGGACCACCCGACCGTCTTCTACCTCAACGGCCACTACGGGCTGCGCCCGCTGCTGCGCGCGATCGAGGGCCTGGCCGAGCCGGCCGAGCATGCCGCGATCGCCGCCGACCCCGGCGCCGGGCTGCTCTGGAACCGGCAGTTCGAGCGGCTGGCACACGCCGTGCACGAGGGCAGGGCCGGACGCCCCGAGCAGGCTCTGCGGGCCGTCGCCGAGGCCCGGGAGGCGGCGGCGCCGTTCCTGATGGCCCGCCATCTGGGCCTGCGCCTGGTGGCCGAGGCCGCGTTGGCCGACGGCTGGGGCGAACCGGTGCCATGGCTGCGCACCGCCGAGGAGTACTTCCACGGCGCCGCCGTACCCGCCGTCGCCAGCGCCTGCCGGGACCTGCTGCGCCGGGCCGGGGCCACCGTGCCGCAGCGGCGCAGCGGCTCCGACGGGGTGCCGGCCGGCCTGCGCCGGCAGGGTCTGACCGTCCGGGAGTACGAGGTGTTCCTGCTGATCGCCTCCCGGCTGGGCAACCAGGAGATCGCCGGGCGCCTCTACATCTCGCCGCGGACCGTGGAGAAGCACGTGGCGAGCCTGCTGGCGAAGACCGGCCGGGCCAACCGCGGTGCCCTGTGCGACTACGCGGTCGAGGTGACCGCGGCGGACCGGCCCTGAAACAGGACCGGCCCGCGGGGTACCGGACGGCTCAGCCCTGCGGCAGCGCGGCCAGCTGGGCGGTGATCCGCTCGATGTCGGCCTCGGCGGCGGCCTGGCGGGCGCGGATCTTCACGACCACGTCGTCCGGGGCCTTGGCCAGGAAGCCCTCGTTGCCGAGCTTGGCGGCCGTCTGGGCCTTCTCCTTCTCGGCGACCGCGAGGTCCTTCTGCAGGCGCTTGCGCTCGGCCGGCACGTCGATGGTGCCGGAGAGGTCGAGCGCGACCGTGGCACCGGCGACCGGCAGCGAGGCGGTGGCCGCGAAGCCGTCCTCGGGAGCGGTCAGCCGCAGCAGCGAGCGGATCGCGTCCTCGTGCGCGACCAGCACGGTGCCCGCCAACTCCAGGGTGGCCGGCACCTTCTGGCCCGGCTTGAGGCCCTGGTCGGAGCGGAACCGGCGGACCTCGGTGACCACCTGCTGGAGCGTGGCGATCTCGGCCTCGGCGGCGGCGTCCCGACGGGTGTCGTCGGCCACCGGCCAATCGGTGACGACCAGCGACTCGGCGCCGGTGAGCGTGGTCCACAGCGTGTCGGTGACGAACGGGACCACCGGGTGCAGCAGCCGCAGCGTGACCTCCAGGACCTCGCCGAGCACCCGGCGAGCGGCGTCGGCCTGCGGGCCGCCCTTGGCCAGGGTGGTCTTGGAGAGCTCGACGTACCAGTCGAAGACCTCGTCCCAGGCGTAGTGGAACAGGGTGTCCGACAGCTTGGCGAACTGGTAGTCGTCGTAGAGCGCGTCGACCTCGGTGATGGTCGCCTGCAGGCGGGAGAGGATCCAGCGGTCGACCGCCGTCATCTCCTCGGGCGCCGGCAGCGGGCCCTCCACCGTGGCGCCGTTCATCAGGGCGAAGCGGGTGGCGTTCCAGATCTTGTTGCAGAAGTTGCGCGAGCCCTGGACCCAGTCCTCGCCGATCGGCACGTCGGCGCCCGGGTTGGCGCCGCGGGCCAGCGTGAAGCGGACGGCGTCGGCGCCGTACTCGTTCATCCAGTCCAGCGGGTCCACCGCGGTGCCCGAGGACTTGGACATCTTCTTGCCGAACTGGTCGCGGACCAGGCCGGTCAGCGCGATGGTGTGGAACGGCGCCTGGCCGTCCATCGCGTAGAGGCCGAACATCATCATCCGGGCGACCCAGAAGAAGATGATGTCGTGGCCGGTGAGCAGCACGTCGGTCGGGTAGAACTTCGCCAGATCCGGGGTCTGCTCCGGCCAGCCCAGCGTGGAGAACGGCCACAGGCCGCTGGAGAACCAGGTGTCCAGCACGTCCGGGTCCTGGTGCCAGCCCTCGCCGGTGGGCGGCTGCTCGTCGGGGCCGACGCAGATGACCTCGCCGTCCGGGCCGTACCAGACCGGGATCCGGTGGCCCCACCAGAGCTGGCGCGAGATGCACCAGTCGTGCATGTTGTCGACCCAGCTGAAGTAGCGGCCCTCCAGCTCCTTCGGGTGGATCTGCACCCGGCCGTCGCGCACCGCCTCGCCGGCCGCCTGCGCCAGCGGCGCGACGTTGACCCACCACTGCAGCGAGAGCCGCGGCTCGACGATGGTGTGGCAGCGCGAGCAGTGGCCCACCGCGTGCATGTACGGGCGCTTCTCGGCGACGATCCGGCCCTGCTCGCGCAGCGCGCCGACGACGGCCGCGCGGGCGTCGTGCCGGTCCAGGCCGAGGAACGGGCCGTGCACGGTGATCACACCGCGCTCGTCCATCACGGTCAGGTTGGGCAGGCCGTGGCGCTGGCCGATCGCGAAGTCGTTGGGGTCGTGCGCGGGTGTCACCTTGACCGCGCCGGTGCCGAACTCCGGGTCGACGTGGGTGTCGGCGACCACCGGGATGCGGCGGTCCGTCAGCGGCAGCGCGATGGTGCGGCCGACCAGGTGGGCGTAGCGCTCGTCGTCGGGGTGGACGGCCACGGCGGTGTCGCCGAGCAGCGTCTCGGCCCGGGTGGTGGCCACCACGATCGACTCGTCGCCGTCGCCGTAGCGGATCGAGACCAGCTCACCGGCCTCGTCCTCGTGCTCGACCTCGATGTCCGAGAGCGCGGTGAGGCAGCGCGGGCACCAGTTGATGATGCGCTCGGCGCGGTAGATCAGGCCGTCGTCGAAGAGCTTCTTGAAGATGGTCTGGACGGCCTGCGACAGGCCCTCGTCCATGGTGAACCGCTCGCGCGACCAGTCGACGCCGTCGCCCAGGCGGCGCATCTGGCCGAGGATCTGGCCACCGTAGTTCTCCTTCCACTCCCAGACCTTCTCGACGAAGGCCTCGCGGCCCAGGTCGTGGCGGGAGAGGCCGGACTCGGCGAGCTGCTGCTCGACGCGGTTCTGGGTGGCGATGCCGGCGTGGTCCATGCCCGGCAGCCAGAGCACCTCGTAACCCTGCATCCGCTTACGGCGCGTCAGGGCGTCCATCAGGGTGTGCTGGAAGGCGTGACCCAGGTGCAGCGCACCGGTCACGTTCGGCGGCGGGATGACGATGGTGTACGGAGGCTTGTCGCTCTTCGCGTCGGCGGTGAAGTAGCCGCGCTCGACCCAGCGCTCGTACAGCTCGCCCTCTACCTCCGCCGGGGCGTAGGTGGTAGGGAGTGCTGCCGCGTTGTCCCCGGACTCGTGGTCGGCGGGGCGCTGGTTCGTCTTGTCGGTCACGACACACAGTTTACGTAACCGCGGACGGCCCTCTTCCCCATTTACTCCCCACAGACTCCTCTCTTCCGTCCGGGACAGCCGTCAGGGACGTGCGGTAGCGTGCCCGGTACTCGTGCGCATGGTCGAACGGGCAAGTGAAGTCACGTCACAGGCCGCGCGACGCGGCGGGGGAGCAGCAGAGCAGATGTACGGCCAGGATCAGCAGCCGCAGAATCCGCAGCAGGGCTACGGACAGCCGCCCTACGGCCAGCAGCCGCCGGCGTTCGGCGCACCGCCGCAGCAGGGCTACGGCCAGCCGACCTACGGGCAGCAGCCGCCGCCCCCGCAGTACGGCGCGCCGCAGCAGGGCTACGGCCAGCCGGCGTACGGGCAG
This genomic window contains:
- a CDS encoding AfsR/SARP family transcriptional regulator, translating into MNPNVAAVGINVLGPVEARVRGTRAALGGRRPKAVLVALLLAHGGLVGEDQIIDAVWEDQPPDKPRQTLHTYVADLRRALEPQRRAREQSTVLVRHAAGYALAVEPEAVDTHRFTALVGQAAAAAGAERPAEALACADRALALWAGPPFAELADARFVRAEISRLEEWRSLARELRVAACLALGDHRLTLVETEALTTDYPLRESGWALRTLALYRCGRQAEALATLRAARRVLREELGVDPGPDLATLTGRVLAHDPALRWQA
- a CDS encoding type 2 lanthipeptide synthetase LanM family protein, which codes for MSARPIGGILSTMNYAGAATSDREQELPWWIQGVTLTERLGQPPADLPAGDRRADRRLERWRADFAAVDGLFEARLAEAGLVEDGLRALLDEEPAALAARIEAPDWARAADRVLAAAPTRVPAPTPHQSWDQGFAAILAPFTEEAADRLLAAARGAGAERFADLAAIRACFTRRLAQALVRLARRTLVLELNVMRVTGRLAGETSEERFADFVRQSSERSGLTALLTEYAVLARLLAQSCQDAVDAWAELLTRLGADRGSVAQLLGAGGGGDPGRLTVVDPGAGDSHQRGRAVALLGFESGARLVYKPRPLDVHQHFNDTVRWLNARLPELGLRTLAVLERPGYGWVEFVTAGPCGQLAEVDRFYHRLGALLALLHTLGGTDIHFENLVACADQPVLVDLETLFHPALALPGRLVGDPALRALDSSVYRISLLPHLLIGDRGSWDVSALGGDKGAPLPVDAVGWAAPATDEMLLVRRPAVFSGSDNRPRLGGQDADPAAHTESLLAGFRAGYDTITTHRAELTGPDGLLSRFTTDRTRVVARNTQLYAMLLDESTHPDVLRDALDRDRLLDLLWRESAGDPARWPLVPAELDELWAGDIPLLAGHPAARTPSIGGRPVEAAYAENGLDRVHRRLGEMGRTDRYDQEWIIRAALATRTTDAGHRTGTPLPGRRETVVPDPDHLLAAACGIADQILAGAHDDRRRANWLTLEAVEEQHWAILPQGAGLAGGYCGTALFLAQLADLTGTERYAAVARRALRPVPEVLAMLAAHPEPLAAVGCGGFEGLGGIAYALSHLSVLLADRELADWAAEAVRLTGLALSAEQVTGEQPDAGVLTGLAGCLAAMLAVHRATGLAQAADAAARCARQLVARSAEEPAAGGFADGAAGIGWALLRFAAAGGGASYAEAGLRRLSRPSTRRPLNDLTADTSWCRGLTGTALALADSGAAAADPALADRLAWAVARVAGQGPLPNHSLCHGELGSLELLLTASGGVLAGPAVARAGALLASLDRFGPRCGTPGGVSNPGLLNGLAGIGHGLLRLGFGSRIPSVLLLQPPNASRS
- the lanKC gene encoding class III lanthionine synthetase LanKC — its product is MLSWESRQSYTHVDRRWYETSSRYLPCDDHLAVFRSAVPDGWSTRRRGLWLMAQPPGVDTPAQGWTLNVTALGEESTEVLRLALPVLLGARTPFGFLIDPFSVRLTRSNGEFITVHPVDEGQFHAVGAALATALEGRTGPAVRSDRRWPGSTAVSYRYGGCAALSQLEPDGMRSPMITPSGATDPFPPQTSEPDAPLNGRYSPHTTLSLGNRGGVYLATDALTGQDVVVKEARPGVTVGNPGRPAIDVLEKEYRLLGELAGTGHFVRPVDFFRERDHAFLVQEKLAGPHFSRYCGESNPVGTLDLAPESLRAHYLRLRGLWRQLAQAVAAAHERGILLGDLSSTDVLVDPQTGTARIIDLESGVREGVDEHLGVYTVGVASPRLVATGQYDRAGDWHALGALIFSSVLAVNNTTGFYRPAFSRFLAELAHDLALPAELVDLIEDLTTEDTPMSGAEVLKRIDSLPFEDHPSWSVPVPLALPAEEHYGDPRKVPGLRDADLAEVTGKVAEYAVAVADPQREDRLYPADALVFETNPLSIAHGAMGVLYGLHRLRGSVPPTQLGWAMARDVNPADYPAGLYLGQAGIAWALDELGHPEAALGLLERTREHPLRFAVPGILHGTAGYGMACLRLWHRQGAQRLLEDARAAGEALAAGCVRDAFGAHWAEPGGPGSEPLIRVGYGHGAAGIALFLLYLQLATGEERWYELGRAALAFDLRQGTRLESYRDEGTAGVSTTVLRYHAVRPEPELAALIPELLADSARKYSLSPQLFHGLSGLGNVLLDAGELLGEERWFAEARRVAQGVLLSRIDRAEGVVFPGEQALRESTDYATGSIGVALFLDRLRKARPGLRTNFDFVVDGLLPC